The Zeimonas sediminis genome window below encodes:
- a CDS encoding hybrid sensor histidine kinase/response regulator, translating into MVEAGDAAVGAERERLQAGQAGFAAAAALLVSLWMAAIAAPAAHGPLVAGWLLASVLALAATSAALPSLRRLHEAQLAAADRFGRLSAALSGLVSGAAGTLFLPSLPGPGRAALSIAACAGLAVAMTSIGRQGPAFRLQLACCAGQFALAWWRLDTPGTAGVAAAFAGFALLAGSASTSVDRLGRRVLAAAIENRRLAESLARARDRAVAADRAKAHFIAAASHDLRQPAAALSLTASLLRRQVTDPAVAPAMQGLERSIAAMNELLGQLLDLSRLETGHVKVETRPVDIDALVQDLLQEAAPSARARGLRLRAIRCGCELDCDPVLVSRMLRNLVDNALRHTARGGITIRARPVRARAASACEPSACEPSAFELSAFELSVSDTGAGIPAEHQGRIFDEHYQVAGEPQQRGGLGLGLAIVRRIAALHDVSIRLRSAPGRGSRFTLRFAGARWRPLPAPGAPAAREPSVPGNRGDRPIAPACGPQRGDPAPLAGRRLLLVEDDVALGDAFARWLEATGFEVLRAADAAGAAALIDAPGRIDAAISDFRLPGEVDGIAVLERVLRHHPAAIRVLVSGEIDPALSDRAAAAGLTLLSKPMEPRQLDRILGRGVG; encoded by the coding sequence ATGGTCGAGGCAGGCGACGCCGCGGTCGGCGCGGAGCGCGAACGACTCCAGGCCGGCCAGGCGGGCTTCGCGGCGGCAGCCGCGCTGCTGGTCTCCCTGTGGATGGCCGCGATCGCCGCGCCTGCAGCCCACGGCCCGCTCGTCGCGGGCTGGCTGCTCGCGTCCGTGCTGGCGCTCGCCGCCACGTCCGCCGCGCTGCCCTCGCTGCGGCGGCTTCACGAAGCGCAACTCGCAGCGGCCGACCGCTTCGGCCGGCTGTCCGCCGCGCTGTCGGGCCTGGTGTCCGGCGCTGCCGGCACGCTGTTCCTTCCCTCGCTCCCCGGCCCGGGCCGCGCCGCGCTGAGCATCGCCGCCTGCGCCGGCCTGGCGGTGGCGATGACCTCGATCGGCCGCCAGGGGCCGGCGTTCAGGCTGCAGCTCGCCTGTTGCGCCGGCCAGTTCGCGCTGGCCTGGTGGCGGCTCGACACGCCGGGCACGGCCGGCGTCGCCGCCGCCTTCGCCGGCTTCGCGCTGCTGGCCGGATCGGCGTCGACCTCGGTCGACCGGCTGGGCCGCCGGGTGCTGGCGGCAGCGATCGAGAACCGCCGGCTGGCCGAGTCCCTGGCCAGGGCGCGCGACCGGGCCGTCGCCGCCGACCGCGCCAAGGCTCACTTCATCGCGGCGGCCAGCCACGACCTCCGCCAGCCGGCGGCCGCGCTGTCGCTCACCGCCAGCCTGCTGCGCCGGCAGGTCACCGACCCCGCCGTGGCCCCCGCGATGCAGGGCCTGGAGCGTTCGATCGCCGCGATGAACGAGCTTCTCGGCCAGTTGCTCGATCTCTCCCGGCTCGAGACCGGGCACGTCAAGGTCGAGACACGGCCGGTCGACATCGATGCGCTGGTCCAGGACCTGCTGCAGGAAGCCGCTCCGTCGGCGCGGGCGCGCGGGCTGCGCCTGCGCGCGATTCGCTGCGGCTGCGAGCTCGACTGCGACCCGGTGCTGGTGTCGCGGATGCTGCGCAACCTCGTCGACAACGCGCTTCGCCATACCGCGCGCGGCGGCATCACGATCCGCGCACGCCCGGTACGCGCGCGCGCGGCGTCCGCCTGCGAGCCGTCCGCCTGCGAGCCGTCGGCCTTCGAGCTGTCGGCCTTCGAGCTGTCGGTGTCGGACACCGGCGCCGGCATTCCGGCCGAGCACCAAGGGCGGATCTTCGACGAGCACTACCAGGTCGCCGGCGAGCCGCAGCAGCGTGGCGGGCTGGGGCTCGGGCTGGCGATCGTGCGTCGCATCGCGGCCCTTCACGACGTGTCGATACGGCTGCGCTCGGCGCCGGGTCGCGGCAGCCGCTTCACGCTGCGCTTCGCGGGGGCGAGGTGGCGCCCGCTTCCGGCCCCCGGCGCGCCGGCCGCGCGCGAACCCTCCGTCCCCGGGAACCGGGGCGACCGGCCGATCGCCCCCGCATGCGGGCCGCAGCGCGGCGACCCCGCGCCCCTTGCCGGCCGCCGCCTGCTCCTCGTCGAGGACGACGTCGCCCTCGGCGATGCCTTCGCGCGGTGGCTCGAGGCGACCGGCTTCGAAGTCCTCAGGGCCGCGGATGCCGCAGGCGCCGCAGCGCTGATCGACGCTCCCGGTCGGATTGACGCGGCGATCTCGGACTTCCGGCTGCCCGGCGAGGTCGACGGCATCGCCGTGCTCGAACGGGTCTTGCGGCATCACCCCGCGGCGATCCGCGTACTGGTGAGCGGCGAGATCGATCCGGCCCTTTCCGACCGTGCGGCCGCGGCGGGGCTCACGCTCCTGTCAAAGCCCATGGAGCCGCGGCAGCTGGATCGCATACTCGGGCGAGGTGTCGGCTAG
- a CDS encoding response regulator: MAERLLVVDDEEDIRELLADYLSGYGFEVRTVGNGRQMRAALEESPCDLVLLDLGLPGEDGLTLARELRANSSLGIIIVTGRGQPVDRIIGLEVGADDYIAKPFELRELVARVRSVLRRIHAAAPAAAPAAEPADDARLRFDGWTLDPAARSLHRPDRQPVSLTTGEFDLLTAFARNPNRALSRDELMDMIHHREAGPYDRSIDVQVGRLRRKIERDPARPEMIKSVRGVGYIFAPRVCQE, from the coding sequence ATGGCAGAACGCTTGCTCGTCGTCGACGACGAAGAGGACATCCGCGAACTCCTGGCCGACTACCTGAGCGGCTACGGCTTCGAGGTACGTACCGTCGGCAACGGCAGGCAGATGCGGGCGGCGCTGGAGGAGTCGCCGTGCGACCTCGTGCTGCTGGACCTGGGCCTTCCCGGGGAAGACGGCCTGACGCTGGCGCGCGAGCTGCGCGCGAATTCGAGTCTCGGCATCATCATCGTGACCGGCAGGGGCCAGCCGGTCGACCGTATCATCGGCCTGGAAGTCGGCGCAGACGACTACATCGCCAAGCCCTTCGAGCTGCGCGAGCTCGTGGCGCGGGTGCGCAGCGTGCTTCGCCGCATCCACGCCGCCGCGCCTGCGGCGGCGCCCGCAGCCGAACCCGCCGACGACGCCCGCCTGCGATTCGACGGCTGGACCCTGGACCCGGCGGCCCGGTCGCTGCACCGGCCCGACCGCCAGCCGGTGTCGCTGACCACCGGCGAGTTCGACCTGCTGACTGCCTTCGCCCGCAACCCGAACCGGGCTTTGTCCCGCGACGAGCTGATGGACATGATCCATCATCGCGAGGCCGGTCCCTACGATCGTTCGATCGACGTGCAGGTGGGCCGCCTGCGGCGCAAGATCGAGCGCGATCCGGCCCGGCCGGAGATGATCAAGTCGGTCCGGGGCGTCGGGTACATCTTCGCCCCTCGCGTCTGCCAGGAGTGA
- a CDS encoding PAS domain-containing hybrid sensor histidine kinase/response regulator, whose protein sequence is MKPGSIALPGLFERIFRTAADALVVIDGDGRIRLANLQAERLFGHDAESLLALSIEDLIPQRFRENHRRYRQHYGRRPESRPMGMNLALLGLHRDGHEFPVEVSLSPFPLDDETLICANIRDVAELQRARELAVHARQATAIAEFGRLALASKDTGALEREACRLAVLHLDATRALIVMRDAARREPRVVESIGFEPERLDAALAMIAERWQRDGDLPMDEPILLDQPEAGAGRRAGAARPDRPVAPQPPGTAISHPGARSTTGLMLCAIPGEDGAVGLIGACAAGRRNFARDDASFLQALGNTLGAVLQRESTEARLFQSQRLEALGQLTGGVAHDFNNLLTVVSGNLQMLEERLDDPFSQKLAKAALRATARGADLTRKLLAFSRRQTLQPRAIDVAQLLDSLADVLRRTLGANIDVRTACDEGLPPAKADPGMLDTALLNLAVNARDAMPDGGRLTLQAQLEHLDADYAGRHAEVAPGEYVEISVSDNGTGMPPEVLARAFEPFFTTKDHGKGSGLGLSLVYGFVKQSGGHIAVYSEPGMGTTIRLYLPIADEGATRASRPAPAEIRGGDETILVVEDDDAVREVATGFLKRLGYRVLEAADARRALALIEGESTVDLLFTDVVLRGEVNGPELARQAVRLRPGLKVLYTSGYPRNALPMQGELDGSIELLSKPYPIAQLARMLRRTLDESPLPTQEGPAR, encoded by the coding sequence ATGAAACCCGGCTCGATCGCCCTTCCCGGCCTGTTCGAGAGAATCTTCCGCACGGCGGCCGACGCGCTGGTGGTCATCGACGGCGACGGGCGGATCCGGCTCGCGAACCTGCAGGCCGAGCGCCTGTTCGGCCACGACGCCGAGTCGCTGCTCGCGCTGTCCATCGAGGACCTGATCCCGCAACGCTTCCGCGAAAACCATCGACGCTATCGGCAGCATTACGGCCGCCGGCCGGAATCCCGGCCGATGGGCATGAACCTGGCGCTGCTCGGCCTGCATCGCGACGGCCACGAGTTCCCGGTCGAGGTCAGCCTCAGCCCCTTCCCGCTCGACGACGAGACGCTGATCTGCGCGAACATCCGCGACGTGGCCGAGCTTCAGCGCGCGCGCGAGCTGGCCGTTCACGCGCGGCAGGCCACCGCGATCGCCGAGTTCGGCCGGCTAGCCTTGGCGAGCAAGGACACCGGCGCCCTGGAGCGCGAGGCATGCCGGCTGGCGGTGCTCCACCTCGACGCCACGCGGGCGCTGATCGTGATGCGCGATGCCGCCCGCCGGGAGCCGCGGGTGGTCGAGTCGATCGGCTTCGAGCCGGAGCGCCTCGACGCCGCCCTCGCGATGATCGCCGAACGCTGGCAGCGCGACGGCGACCTGCCGATGGACGAACCGATCCTGCTCGACCAGCCCGAAGCCGGCGCCGGCCGGCGCGCCGGCGCGGCACGGCCGGACCGGCCGGTGGCCCCGCAGCCGCCGGGGACCGCGATCTCGCATCCGGGCGCGCGGTCCACAACCGGCCTGATGCTCTGCGCGATCCCCGGCGAGGACGGCGCGGTCGGCCTGATCGGCGCCTGCGCCGCCGGCCGCCGCAACTTCGCGCGCGACGACGCGAGCTTCCTGCAGGCGCTCGGGAACACGCTGGGCGCCGTGCTCCAGCGCGAGAGCACCGAGGCCAGGCTGTTCCAGTCGCAGCGGCTGGAGGCGCTGGGCCAGCTCACCGGCGGCGTGGCGCACGACTTCAACAACCTGCTGACCGTCGTCTCGGGCAACCTGCAGATGCTCGAGGAGCGGCTCGACGACCCCTTCTCCCAGAAGTTGGCGAAGGCCGCGCTGCGCGCGACCGCGCGCGGCGCCGACCTGACCCGCAAGCTGCTGGCCTTCTCGCGCAGGCAGACGCTGCAGCCCCGCGCGATCGACGTCGCGCAGTTGCTCGACTCGCTGGCCGACGTGCTCAGGCGCACGCTGGGCGCGAACATCGACGTGCGGACCGCCTGCGACGAGGGCCTGCCGCCCGCCAAGGCCGACCCCGGCATGCTCGACACCGCGCTGCTCAACCTCGCGGTCAACGCGCGCGACGCCATGCCCGACGGCGGACGACTGACGCTGCAGGCGCAGCTCGAGCACCTGGACGCCGACTACGCCGGCCGTCACGCCGAGGTCGCGCCGGGCGAATACGTCGAGATTTCCGTCAGCGACAACGGCACCGGCATGCCGCCCGAGGTGCTGGCCCGCGCCTTCGAGCCCTTCTTCACGACCAAGGATCACGGGAAGGGCAGCGGCCTGGGCCTCAGCCTGGTCTACGGCTTCGTCAAGCAGTCGGGCGGGCACATCGCCGTCTACAGCGAGCCGGGCATGGGCACCACGATCCGCCTCTACCTGCCGATCGCCGACGAGGGCGCGACCCGGGCCAGCCGGCCCGCCCCCGCCGAGATCCGCGGCGGCGACGAGACGATCCTCGTTGTCGAGGACGACGATGCGGTGCGTGAGGTGGCCACAGGCTTCCTGAAGCGGCTCGGTTACCGGGTGCTCGAGGCGGCCGACGCGCGCCGGGCGCTGGCCCTGATCGAGGGCGAGTCGACGGTCGACCTGCTGTTCACCGACGTCGTGCTGCGCGGCGAGGTCAACGGCCCTGAGCTGGCCCGCCAGGCCGTGCGGCTCAGGCCCGGCCTGAAGGTGCTGTACACCTCGGGCTACCCGCGCAACGCCCTTCCGATGCAGGGGGAGCTCGACGGCAGCATCGAGCTGCTGAGCAAACCCTATCCGATCGCGCAGCTGGCCCGGATGCTGCGGCGCACGCTGGACGAATCTCCGCTGCCAACGCAAGAAGGCCCGGCTCGCTGA
- a CDS encoding helix-turn-helix domain-containing protein, which translates to MSQTTATTASQSPAIAARHAAAASRAGRSVTDAGVGGMSALEPLLMRVGGTRRRVRRGEYLFHAGAPFHALHGIRAGSFKTVLLTEDGREQVTGFHMAGEVLGLDSVGSEACGGDAIALEDSEVVEIPFEELDALASREPALQRELFKLLAGEIQRERSLMLLLGSMRAEERLAAFLLNLSKRLAARGWSATQFLLRMTREEIGSLLGLKLETVSRILSRFQSEGLIAVRNREITIVEMCALKAVIGRVDSRREVGA; encoded by the coding sequence ATGAGCCAGACGACCGCCACCACCGCAAGCCAGAGCCCCGCAATCGCCGCGCGCCACGCCGCCGCGGCCTCGCGCGCCGGCCGCTCGGTCACGGACGCCGGGGTCGGTGGCATGTCGGCGCTCGAGCCGCTGCTGATGCGGGTCGGCGGCACCCGGCGCCGGGTCCGGCGCGGCGAGTACCTGTTCCATGCCGGCGCGCCGTTTCACGCGCTGCACGGCATCCGGGCCGGTTCCTTCAAGACCGTCCTGCTGACCGAGGACGGGCGCGAGCAGGTGACCGGCTTTCACATGGCCGGCGAGGTGCTGGGGCTGGACAGCGTCGGTTCCGAGGCCTGCGGCGGCGACGCGATCGCGCTCGAGGACAGCGAGGTCGTCGAGATCCCGTTCGAGGAACTCGACGCGCTGGCCAGCCGCGAGCCGGCGCTTCAGCGCGAGCTCTTCAAGCTGCTCGCCGGCGAGATCCAGCGCGAGCGTTCGCTGATGCTGCTGCTCGGTTCCATGCGCGCCGAGGAACGCCTCGCCGCCTTCCTGCTGAACCTTTCGAAGCGGCTCGCCGCGCGCGGCTGGTCGGCCACCCAGTTCCTGCTGCGCATGACGCGCGAGGAAATCGGCAGCCTGCTCGGCCTGAAGCTCGAAACGGTCAGCCGGATCCTGTCGCGCTTCCAGTCCGAGGGACTGATCGCGGTGCGCAATCGCGAGATCACGATCGTCGAGATGTGCGCGCTGAAGGCGGTGATCGGCCGGGTCGACAGCCGCCGCGAAGTCGGCGCCTGA
- a CDS encoding MgtC/SapB family protein, translating into MEFSELIQLRFGEHPEPGLLRTFAIALAIGLLIGLERERHAEPIAGLRTFALTGLLGAVSAMLSEMYGFPWLLATGLFAVGAMTVVAHVHDRAAQADPGTTTTVAIMLCFALGAMVWRGYAEAAAPLAIVTTALLYFKPELKGITEGLGRRDLVSILQFGALSLIILPVVPDQGYGPHGALNPHRIWLMVVLISGVSLAGYLALRVVGPRHGAPLVGLLGGLVSSTATTLMYAREARDTGDDPRVPALVVLLACSVVFGRLAVLCVATAPALLPALWPLLVAGAFPLLVAAALAWRGMRTQDLPPVPDVRNPTELRTSLSFGALYALVLLLAAILSAELGAGGLYALAAVSGLTDVDAIALSGMQLLGLDQIGTAEAVTVIGLAALSNTVLKAATAVAIGGRALGRRILGGFAGSAAALVAAIAWTQATLAP; encoded by the coding sequence ATGGAATTTTCCGAACTGATCCAGCTGCGTTTCGGCGAGCATCCCGAACCCGGGTTGCTGCGCACCTTCGCGATCGCGCTCGCGATCGGGCTGCTGATCGGCCTCGAAAGAGAGCGCCACGCCGAGCCGATCGCGGGGCTGCGGACCTTCGCGCTGACAGGATTGCTCGGCGCGGTTTCGGCGATGCTGTCGGAGATGTACGGCTTCCCGTGGCTGCTGGCCACGGGGCTGTTCGCGGTCGGCGCGATGACCGTCGTCGCCCACGTGCACGACCGGGCCGCGCAGGCCGATCCGGGCACGACCACGACGGTGGCGATCATGCTGTGCTTCGCGCTCGGGGCGATGGTCTGGCGCGGCTACGCCGAGGCGGCCGCGCCGCTCGCGATCGTCACGACCGCGCTGCTCTACTTCAAGCCCGAGCTGAAGGGAATCACCGAGGGGCTCGGCCGGCGCGACCTGGTCTCGATCCTGCAGTTCGGCGCGCTCAGCCTGATCATCCTCCCGGTGGTGCCCGACCAGGGCTACGGCCCGCACGGCGCGCTGAACCCGCACCGCATCTGGCTGATGGTGGTGCTGATCTCCGGCGTGAGCCTGGCCGGCTACCTGGCCCTGCGCGTCGTCGGTCCCCGGCACGGCGCGCCGCTGGTCGGCCTGCTCGGCGGCCTGGTTTCCTCCACCGCGACCACGCTGATGTACGCGCGCGAGGCGCGCGACACCGGCGACGATCCGCGCGTGCCGGCGCTGGTCGTGCTGCTGGCCTGCTCGGTCGTGTTCGGCCGGCTCGCGGTGCTGTGCGTTGCCACCGCCCCTGCCCTGCTGCCGGCGCTCTGGCCGCTGCTGGTGGCCGGGGCGTTTCCGCTTCTGGTCGCCGCAGCGCTGGCGTGGCGCGGCATGCGGACACAGGACCTGCCGCCGGTGCCGGACGTTCGCAACCCGACCGAGCTGCGGACGTCCCTGTCCTTCGGCGCGCTGTACGCGCTGGTGCTTCTCCTGGCCGCGATCCTGTCGGCCGAGCTCGGCGCCGGCGGACTGTACGCGCTGGCCGCGGTCTCGGGCCTGACCGACGTCGACGCGATCGCGCTGTCCGGCATGCAGCTGCTCGGGCTCGACCAGATCGGGACCGCCGAGGCGGTCACCGTGATCGGACTGGCGGCGCTCTCGAACACCGTGCTGAAGGCCGCGACCGCGGTCGCGATCGGCGGTCGCGCGCTCGGCCGCCGGATCCTCGGCGGCTTCGCGGGCAGCGCGGCGGCGCTCGTCGCGGCGATCGCGTGGACGCAAGCGACGCTGGCGCCCTGA
- a CDS encoding universal stress protein gives MYKHILVPTDGSDLSNEAVAKAIQFAKETGAKLTILHVMPEYIPPAFAEFPAAGQASFAEFMKATEETAKTVLGAAQKSSEDAGVACETVSIRHTQPYRAIIDLARDKACDLIFMSSHGRRGLSALVLGSETNKVLTHSSIPVLVFR, from the coding sequence ATGTACAAACACATCCTGGTTCCGACCGACGGATCGGATCTGTCCAACGAGGCCGTGGCCAAGGCCATCCAGTTCGCGAAGGAAACCGGCGCGAAGCTGACCATCCTTCACGTGATGCCCGAGTACATCCCGCCGGCCTTCGCCGAGTTCCCGGCCGCCGGGCAGGCCTCGTTCGCCGAATTCATGAAGGCCACCGAGGAGACCGCCAAGACGGTGCTCGGCGCCGCGCAGAAGTCGTCCGAGGACGCCGGCGTGGCCTGCGAAACGGTTTCGATCCGCCACACGCAGCCGTACCGGGCGATCATCGACCTGGCGCGCGACAAGGCCTGCGACCTGATCTTCATGTCCTCGCACGGACGCCGCGGGCTGAGCGCGCTGGTGCTCGGCAGCGAGACCAACAAGGTGCTGACGCACTCGAGCATCCCGGTGCTGGTCTTCCGGTGA
- a CDS encoding thermonuclease family protein, with protein MRILAPALALLAALCWPAAAPPALAASPAGAADASPNGAGETAATTSSAARSAWIEAVVLGVDDGDSFVARRPDGGRIRVRLAGIDAPEKSQPWAAAARRKLRETLDGRALRITPLKTDRWGRYVALVDADGEDPALAMLEAGLAWHFARYDRDLPERLRPIYAQAASEARERRAGLWQQADPEPPWEFRQRSR; from the coding sequence ATGCGGATCCTCGCGCCGGCGCTGGCCCTGCTGGCGGCGCTCTGCTGGCCGGCCGCTGCGCCGCCGGCGCTCGCGGCGAGCCCGGCCGGCGCCGCCGATGCCTCCCCCAACGGCGCGGGCGAGACCGCAGCGACTACCTCATCGGCCGCCCGCAGCGCGTGGATCGAGGCGGTCGTACTCGGCGTCGACGACGGCGACTCCTTCGTCGCGCGTCGTCCGGACGGCGGCCGGATCCGCGTCAGGCTCGCCGGCATCGACGCGCCGGAGAAGTCGCAGCCCTGGGCCGCCGCCGCGCGACGCAAGTTGCGCGAGACGCTGGACGGCAGGGCGCTGCGCATCACGCCGCTGAAGACCGATCGTTGGGGCCGCTACGTGGCGCTGGTCGACGCGGACGGCGAGGACCCGGCGCTGGCGATGCTAGAAGCCGGGCTCGCCTGGCACTTCGCCCGTTACGATCGCGACCTGCCCGAGCGGCTGCGGCCGATCTACGCGCAAGCGGCCAGCGAGGCGCGCGAGCGCCGGGCCGGCCTGTGGCAGCAGGCCGACCCCGAGCCGCCGTGGGAATTCAGGCAGCGCTCGCGCTGA
- the rlmB gene encoding 23S rRNA (guanosine(2251)-2'-O)-methyltransferase RlmB, whose protein sequence is MIHGFHAVLARLRRAPESIRELYVDASRDDARARDLLKLAADAGLRPHLVDHARLERLCPGRRHQGVVAIGEAALPAMTLDELLDGLGKPATLLLLDGVTDPRNLGACLRVADGAGAAAVIAPKDHACTLTDVAVQTASGAAESVPYIMVTNLARAMDALGDAGFWMLGTADEADHSLYEETLTGSVAWVLGAEGKGLRRLTRERCDALVSIPMLGQVSSLNVSVAAGVVLYETLRQRRKAGAGAA, encoded by the coding sequence CTGATCCACGGTTTTCACGCGGTGCTCGCGCGGCTGCGCCGGGCGCCGGAATCGATCCGGGAACTCTACGTCGACGCCTCGCGCGACGACGCGCGGGCCCGCGACCTTCTGAAGCTCGCCGCCGATGCGGGCCTGCGCCCGCACCTGGTCGACCACGCGCGTCTCGAGCGGCTGTGCCCGGGCAGGCGCCACCAGGGGGTCGTGGCGATCGGCGAGGCCGCGCTGCCCGCAATGACGCTCGACGAGCTGCTCGACGGTCTCGGCAAGCCGGCCACGCTGCTGCTGCTCGACGGGGTGACCGATCCGCGCAACCTGGGCGCCTGCCTGCGGGTGGCCGACGGCGCCGGCGCGGCGGCGGTCATCGCGCCGAAGGACCACGCGTGCACGCTGACCGACGTGGCGGTGCAGACCGCGAGCGGCGCCGCCGAGAGCGTGCCCTACATCATGGTCACCAACCTGGCGCGCGCGATGGACGCGCTCGGCGACGCCGGTTTCTGGATGCTCGGCACCGCCGACGAGGCCGATCACTCGCTGTACGAGGAAACGCTGACCGGTTCGGTCGCCTGGGTCCTGGGCGCCGAGGGCAAGGGCCTGCGACGGCTCACGCGCGAACGCTGCGATGCGCTGGTCAGCATCCCGATGCTGGGGCAGGTCAGCAGCCTCAACGTGTCGGTCGCGGCCGGGGTCGTGCTCTACGAGACGCTTCGCCAGCGCCGCAAGGCGGGCGCGGGCGCTGCCTGA